The following coding sequences are from one Streptomyces angustmyceticus window:
- a CDS encoding DUF6986 family protein, with product MGQQESAATSLADTVREGIGAALAQVDADLARRYPGDPGTRQPVHTVYVPGDVFTAGTLRSWGDQALAALDAHAPDAGALAAVLGIPDALASDVHDRVRAKLTREPVEDLRIDFEDGYGPRPDAEEDEAAARAAALVAAAYREGTAAPYMGIRMKCMEAAVRDRGIRTLDIFLTGLMAAGGLPDGLVLTLPKVTYAEQVTAMVRLLEAFETAHGLAAGRIGFEIQIETTQSILGADGRATVARMIEAAEGRATSLHYGTFDYSASCGVSAAHQSLDHPVADHAKAVMQVAAAGTGVRLSDGSTNVLPVGPTEQVHAAWRLHHGLVRRSLARAYYQGWDMHPAHLPTRYAAVYAFYREGLEQAAARLAAYVARSGGDVMDEPATAKALSGYLLRGLDCGAVDTAEVARLTGLTRADLDALAGRPAATA from the coding sequence ATGGGGCAGCAGGAGAGCGCGGCGACGAGCCTCGCGGACACCGTACGTGAGGGAATCGGAGCCGCTCTCGCCCAGGTGGACGCGGATCTGGCGCGGCGCTACCCGGGCGACCCCGGCACCCGCCAGCCCGTCCACACGGTCTACGTCCCCGGTGACGTCTTCACCGCCGGCACCCTGCGCTCCTGGGGCGACCAGGCGCTCGCCGCCCTCGACGCGCACGCCCCCGACGCCGGCGCGCTCGCCGCCGTCCTCGGCATCCCCGACGCGCTCGCCTCGGACGTCCACGACCGGGTCCGGGCCAAGCTCACCCGCGAGCCCGTCGAGGACCTGCGCATCGACTTCGAGGACGGCTACGGCCCGCGCCCGGACGCCGAGGAGGACGAGGCCGCGGCCCGCGCCGCCGCCCTGGTGGCCGCCGCGTACCGGGAAGGCACCGCCGCCCCGTACATGGGCATCCGGATGAAGTGCATGGAGGCCGCCGTCCGCGACCGCGGCATCCGCACCCTCGACATCTTCCTCACCGGCCTCATGGCGGCCGGCGGCCTGCCCGACGGCCTGGTGCTGACGCTCCCGAAGGTGACCTACGCCGAGCAGGTCACCGCCATGGTCCGGCTGCTGGAGGCCTTCGAGACGGCGCACGGCCTGGCGGCCGGCCGGATCGGTTTCGAGATCCAGATCGAGACCACCCAGTCGATCCTGGGCGCCGACGGCCGCGCCACCGTCGCCCGCATGATCGAGGCCGCCGAGGGCCGCGCCACCTCCCTGCACTACGGCACCTTCGACTACAGCGCCTCCTGCGGCGTCAGCGCCGCCCACCAGTCCCTCGACCACCCGGTGGCCGACCACGCCAAGGCCGTGATGCAGGTGGCCGCCGCCGGCACCGGCGTCCGCCTCTCCGACGGCTCCACCAACGTCCTGCCGGTCGGCCCGACGGAGCAGGTGCACGCCGCCTGGCGCCTCCATCATGGCCTGGTCCGCCGCTCGCTGGCCCGTGCGTACTACCAGGGCTGGGACATGCACCCGGCCCATCTGCCGACCCGTTACGCGGCGGTCTACGCCTTCTACCGCGAGGGCCTGGAGCAGGCCGCGGCCCGGCTCGCGGCGTACGTCGCCAGGTCCGGCGGCGACGTCATGGACGAGCCCGCCACCGCCAAGGCGCTCAGCGGCTACCTGCTGCGCGGCCTGGACTGCGGCGCCGTGGACACCGCCGAGGTCGCCCGGCTGACCGGGCTGACCCGCGCCGACCTGGACGCCCTCGCGGGCCGCCCGGCCGCCACCGCCTGA
- a CDS encoding TetR/AcrR family transcriptional regulator: MPKQVDREARRRDVVDALFRVVVRDGIQRASLRTVADEARLNIGSVRHYFAGQEELMCFAMRSMLDRVGARLQRRVDALGDLSGLPPERIRDCAVELLSELLPLDDSRRAEVTVLVDFSTAARTHPALDDLAREAATGTRSLVRRILARLDTAGGLRPGLALDTETERLTSLLDGLAFTAVLRPDVLDAATCATVLRAHVDDLGPAAA; this comes from the coding sequence ATGCCCAAGCAGGTGGACCGAGAAGCCCGGCGCCGCGACGTCGTGGACGCCCTCTTCCGCGTCGTCGTACGCGACGGCATCCAACGCGCCTCGCTGCGCACCGTCGCCGACGAGGCGCGGCTCAACATCGGTTCGGTGCGGCACTACTTCGCCGGCCAGGAGGAGCTGATGTGCTTCGCGATGCGGTCGATGCTCGACCGGGTCGGCGCCCGGCTCCAGCGCCGCGTCGACGCGTTGGGGGATCTGAGCGGGCTGCCCCCGGAGCGGATCCGCGACTGCGCGGTGGAGCTGCTGTCCGAACTGCTGCCGCTGGACGACAGCCGGCGCGCCGAGGTCACCGTCCTCGTCGACTTCTCCACCGCCGCCCGGACCCATCCCGCCCTCGACGACCTCGCCCGGGAGGCCGCCACCGGCACCCGGTCCCTCGTCCGCCGCATCCTCGCCCGCCTCGACACGGCGGGCGGCCTGCGGCCGGGACTCGCCCTCGACACCGAGACCGAGCGGCTGACGTCCCTCCTGGACGGCCTGGCCTTCACCGCCGTCCTGCGGCCCGACGTGCTGGACGCGGCGACCTGCGCCACGGTCCTGCGCGCCCACGTCGACGACCTCGGGCCGGCCGCGGCCTGA
- a CDS encoding LacI family DNA-binding transcriptional regulator, with the protein MTDTARGTSRRYGTRPTMKDVAARAGVGLKTVSRVVNGEPGVTPDTERRVQESITALGFRRNDSARILRKGRTASIGLVLEDLADPFYGPLNRAVEEVARGHGALLINGSSAEDPSREQELVLALCARRVDGLVIIPAADDHRYLEPEISAGIATVFVDRPPGGIDADVVVSDNFGGARDAVAHLIAHGHRRIGFIGDQPRIHTARERLRGYRAAMAEAGLPVDESWLSLGSTAPDRVRAAATGMLDAPEPVTALFAGNNRVTVTAVRVLGERPRPVALVGFDDFELADLVRPAITVVAQDPAGMGRTAAGLLFRRLEGVEDPPQRREIPTRLIARGSGEIPPAES; encoded by the coding sequence GTGACCGACACCGCGCGGGGCACCTCCCGCCGCTATGGCACCCGGCCCACGATGAAGGATGTCGCGGCGCGCGCCGGGGTCGGCCTCAAGACGGTCTCCCGTGTGGTCAACGGCGAACCGGGCGTCACGCCGGACACCGAGCGACGGGTACAGGAATCCATCACCGCCCTGGGGTTCCGCCGGAACGACTCGGCCCGGATCCTGCGCAAGGGGCGCACGGCCAGCATCGGCCTGGTCCTGGAGGACCTCGCGGACCCGTTCTACGGCCCGCTCAACCGCGCCGTCGAGGAGGTCGCCCGCGGCCACGGCGCGCTGCTGATCAACGGCTCCAGCGCCGAGGACCCGTCCCGCGAGCAGGAGTTGGTGCTGGCGCTGTGCGCACGGCGGGTGGACGGGCTGGTCATCATCCCGGCCGCCGACGACCACCGCTACCTGGAGCCGGAGATCTCGGCCGGGATAGCGACCGTGTTCGTGGACCGCCCGCCCGGCGGGATCGACGCGGACGTCGTGGTCTCCGACAACTTCGGCGGGGCCCGGGACGCGGTGGCCCACCTCATCGCGCACGGCCACCGCCGGATCGGCTTCATCGGCGACCAGCCGCGGATCCACACCGCCCGCGAACGGCTGCGCGGCTACCGCGCGGCCATGGCCGAAGCGGGCCTGCCCGTCGACGAGTCCTGGCTGTCGCTGGGCTCCACCGCACCCGACCGGGTACGCGCCGCCGCCACCGGCATGCTGGACGCCCCGGAGCCGGTCACCGCCCTCTTCGCGGGCAACAACCGGGTCACCGTCACCGCCGTGCGCGTCCTGGGCGAACGCCCGCGCCCCGTCGCGCTGGTGGGCTTCGACGACTTCGAACTCGCCGATCTCGTCCGTCCCGCGATCACGGTCGTCGCCCAGGACCCGGCAGGCATGGGCCGGACGGCCGCCGGGCTGCTCTTCCGCCGCCTGGAGGGTGTCGAGGACCCGCCGCAGCGCCGCGAGATCCCCACCCGCCTGATCGCCCGCGGCTCGGGCGAGATCCCGCCTGCGGAGAGCTGA
- a CDS encoding ROK family protein gives MQTDLSAALDIGGTKIAGALVDARGRLVERAARPTPADKDGATVMRAVAEVVAELAAGPGWARVTAVGIGSAGPVDASSGTVSPVNIPGWRDFPLVAGVRALVGERPVVLVGDGVAMTAAEHWQGAARGHANALCMVVSTGVGGGLVLNGRLHTGPTGNAGHIGHISVEVDGDACPCGSRGCVERIASGPNIARRALANGWRPGPDGDTSAAAVAAAAHAGDPVAVRSFERAARALAAGIAATATLVEIDIAVIGGGVAGAGEVLFAPLRAALRDYATLSFVRDLTVVPAQMGTDAGVVGAAAAAGQRPRPDACVPAP, from the coding sequence ATGCAGACCGATCTCAGCGCAGCGTTGGACATTGGCGGCACCAAGATCGCCGGTGCTCTGGTGGACGCCCGCGGCAGACTGGTCGAACGGGCCGCCCGCCCCACCCCCGCCGACAAGGACGGGGCGACGGTGATGCGTGCGGTGGCCGAGGTGGTCGCCGAGCTGGCGGCGGGGCCCGGCTGGGCGCGGGTGACGGCCGTCGGCATCGGCAGCGCGGGCCCGGTCGACGCCTCCTCCGGCACCGTCAGCCCCGTCAACATCCCCGGCTGGCGCGACTTCCCGCTCGTCGCCGGAGTACGGGCGCTCGTCGGGGAGCGCCCGGTCGTGCTGGTCGGCGACGGCGTCGCGATGACCGCGGCCGAACACTGGCAGGGCGCCGCGCGCGGCCACGCCAACGCGCTGTGCATGGTGGTCTCCACGGGCGTCGGCGGCGGCCTCGTCCTCAACGGCCGGCTCCACACGGGCCCCACGGGCAACGCCGGGCACATCGGGCACATCAGCGTCGAGGTCGACGGCGATGCCTGCCCGTGCGGGTCCCGCGGCTGTGTCGAGCGGATCGCCAGCGGCCCCAACATCGCCCGCCGGGCACTGGCCAACGGCTGGCGGCCCGGCCCGGACGGCGACACCAGCGCGGCCGCCGTCGCCGCCGCCGCGCACGCCGGCGACCCGGTCGCCGTCCGCTCCTTCGAACGGGCCGCCCGCGCGCTGGCCGCCGGCATCGCCGCGACCGCCACGCTCGTGGAGATCGACATAGCGGTGATCGGCGGGGGAGTGGCGGGCGCGGGCGAGGTCCTCTTCGCCCCCTTGCGGGCCGCCCTGCGGGACTACGCGACGCTGTCGTTCGTGCGGGACCTGACGGTCGTCCCGGCCCAGATGGGAACGGACGCCGGGGTGGTGGGCGCCGCCGCAGCCGCCGGGCAACGGCCCCGCCCCGACGCCTGCGTCCCCGCGCCCTGA
- a CDS encoding RICIN domain-containing protein, with product MSKRRALLALVTAALTMPVIALSGAPAQAAGFNTMSIWNSSHCLDNATENAAKLQMWNCTGGPEQKWLAEFLPGSMYRFVNQNTGRCITGPTAAHPGLWMDECSLLPDTQKWRVFYEEPRGLFKVWQNVSNGQCMTTSSVANGTQPRTTACDSSAAYERWH from the coding sequence ATGTCGAAACGACGCGCTCTGCTCGCGCTCGTCACCGCCGCGCTGACGATGCCGGTCATCGCTCTGTCCGGCGCGCCGGCGCAGGCCGCGGGGTTCAACACGATGAGCATCTGGAATTCGAGCCACTGCCTCGACAACGCCACCGAGAACGCCGCGAAGCTCCAGATGTGGAACTGCACCGGTGGGCCGGAACAGAAGTGGCTCGCGGAGTTCCTCCCGGGCAGCATGTACCGCTTCGTCAATCAGAACACGGGACGGTGCATCACCGGGCCGACCGCCGCACACCCGGGTCTCTGGATGGACGAGTGCAGCCTCCTCCCCGACACCCAGAAGTGGCGCGTCTTCTACGAGGAGCCCCGGGGCCTGTTCAAGGTGTGGCAGAACGTGTCCAACGGACAGTGCATGACGACCAGCAGCGTGGCCAACGGCACCCAGCCGCGGACAACGGCCTGCGACTCCTCCGCCGCCTACGAGAGGTGGCACTAG
- a CDS encoding NPCBM/NEW2 domain-containing protein, giving the protein MRVHIRTTHRRSHRRIVGALSAALLCTAGVTALPAAARTPDSPGAAPDRTARTAPAPRLPGGLAATPPMGFNNWNSTNCRAEFNEEMVKGIADIFVAKGLKDAGYQYVNLDDCWALPTRDGNGKLVPDPRRFPHGIKAVADYVHSKGLKFGIYTSAGIKTCNTAGFPGGLGHEKSDAQQFADWGVDYLKYDNCNNLGVDAKQRYRTMRDALRATGRPIVYSICEWGENKPWEWASDVGHLWRTTGDISDSWSSMLDIAKQNLPLAPHAGPGHWNDPDMLEVGNGGMTDTEYRSHFSLWSMMAAPLLIGSDLRKAGPETFEILANKDLIAVDQDRLGKQATVLKSASGRWTLVRQLADGDRAVALFNETGRPQRITTTAAELGLPRADGYRLRDLWRHQDTHTTGTVSATVPAHGTTVYRVSADKRWAGYPPAVETGTDGTPLAEAGTPAALRSTVRNLGGTPARNLTVTLKAPQGWRVRATSPATARALPGGRTLGTGWQITAPAGTTPGAYDLPLTADYRSPRGARITDTLPGTAHVVVPPPSGTTDAAALPWLTAGNGWGPVEKNTSVGERDAGDGRPLSIGGTGYAKGLGAHAPSEVEFYTGGRCSAFTAQVGIDDEAGDRGSVGFQVWADGKKVATSPTMTGADAAKAVSAPLAGARSVRLVVTDGGDGIDYDHADWADAKFTC; this is encoded by the coding sequence ATGCGCGTTCATATCCGCACCACCCACCGGCGAAGCCACCGAAGAATCGTCGGAGCGCTGTCCGCCGCGCTGCTGTGTACGGCAGGGGTGACCGCCCTGCCCGCCGCGGCCCGTACCCCCGACTCCCCGGGCGCCGCCCCCGACCGCACCGCGCGCACCGCGCCCGCTCCCCGGCTTCCCGGCGGGCTGGCCGCGACGCCCCCGATGGGCTTCAACAACTGGAACTCCACCAACTGCCGGGCCGAGTTCAACGAGGAGATGGTCAAGGGCATCGCCGATATCTTCGTCGCCAAGGGCCTCAAGGACGCCGGCTATCAGTACGTCAATCTCGACGACTGCTGGGCACTGCCCACCCGCGACGGGAACGGCAAGCTCGTACCGGATCCGCGGCGCTTCCCCCACGGCATCAAGGCGGTGGCCGATTACGTCCACTCCAAGGGTCTGAAATTCGGCATCTACACGAGCGCCGGAATCAAAACCTGCAATACGGCCGGATTCCCCGGCGGTCTGGGCCATGAGAAGTCCGACGCGCAGCAGTTCGCCGACTGGGGCGTGGACTACCTCAAGTACGACAACTGCAATAACCTCGGTGTGGACGCCAAGCAGCGGTACCGCACGATGCGGGACGCGCTCCGGGCCACCGGACGGCCCATCGTCTACAGCATCTGCGAATGGGGCGAGAACAAGCCCTGGGAGTGGGCGTCGGACGTAGGGCACCTGTGGCGCACCACCGGCGACATCAGTGACTCGTGGTCGAGCATGCTCGACATCGCCAAGCAGAACCTGCCGCTGGCCCCGCACGCCGGCCCCGGCCACTGGAACGACCCGGACATGCTGGAGGTCGGCAACGGCGGCATGACCGACACCGAGTACCGCAGCCACTTCTCCCTGTGGTCGATGATGGCCGCCCCGCTGCTGATCGGCTCCGACCTGCGCAAGGCCGGCCCGGAGACGTTCGAGATCCTGGCCAACAAGGACCTCATCGCCGTCGACCAGGACCGCCTGGGCAAGCAGGCCACGGTGCTGAAGTCCGCATCCGGCCGCTGGACGCTGGTGCGGCAACTGGCCGACGGCGACCGGGCGGTGGCGCTGTTCAACGAGACCGGGCGGCCGCAGCGGATCACCACCACCGCCGCGGAACTGGGCCTCCCGCGGGCCGACGGCTACCGGCTGCGCGACCTGTGGCGGCACCAGGACACCCACACCACGGGCACCGTCTCGGCGACCGTCCCGGCACACGGCACCACCGTCTACCGGGTCTCCGCCGACAAGCGCTGGGCCGGCTACCCACCGGCCGTGGAGACCGGCACCGACGGTACGCCGCTGGCCGAGGCCGGCACCCCCGCCGCCCTCCGCTCCACCGTCCGCAACCTCGGCGGCACCCCCGCGCGCAACCTCACCGTCACGCTGAAGGCCCCGCAGGGCTGGCGGGTCCGTGCCACCTCCCCCGCGACGGCCCGCGCCCTGCCCGGCGGCCGGACGCTCGGCACCGGCTGGCAGATCACCGCACCGGCCGGCACCACGCCGGGCGCCTACGATCTGCCGCTCACCGCCGACTACCGCTCGCCCCGCGGCGCACGGATCACCGACACGCTGCCCGGCACCGCCCATGTCGTGGTGCCGCCACCGTCCGGAACCACCGACGCCGCCGCCCTCCCCTGGCTCACCGCCGGCAACGGCTGGGGCCCGGTCGAGAAGAACACCAGCGTCGGCGAGCGCGACGCCGGGGACGGCAGGCCGCTCAGCATCGGCGGCACCGGCTACGCCAAGGGCCTCGGGGCGCACGCCCCCAGCGAGGTGGAGTTCTACACCGGCGGGCGGTGCTCCGCCTTCACGGCGCAGGTCGGCATCGACGACGAGGCCGGTGACCGGGGTTCGGTGGGCTTCCAGGTGTGGGCCGACGGCAAGAAGGTCGCCACGAGCCCCACGATGACCGGCGCCGACGCCGCGAAGGCCGTCAGCGCCCCGCTCGCCGGAGCCCGGTCCGTCCGGCTCGTCGTGACCGACGGCGGGGACGGCATCGACTACGACCACGCCGACTGGGCGGACGCGAAGTTCACCTGCTGA
- a CDS encoding ABC transporter substrate-binding protein, with protein sequence MSRRALLRSAALGAGAVALPSLLAACYSGPDGITMGSNASDAVPKKAFAAAFAAYEKKSKKTVRVDTVNHENFQENINRYLQGAPDDVFMWFAGNRMQYFAQKGLLCDISDLWRDFGGFSEALKKQSTGLDGKQYLVPYYYYPWAVFHRKSVFREKGYEIPRTFDQYRALARQMQKDGLVPFAFGDKDGWPAMGTFDYLNMRANGYDFHIALMRGQRAWNSPQVKQVFDLWRGLLPYHQKGANGRTWQEAAQALAQKKAGMTVLGLPHPGQQFSAADRADLDFFPFPEIDPAYGQDAVEAPIDGFLMSKKAKDKAGAKDLLRFLATPRAEDIYLASDPNNVAVHSGADTAAYTPLQKKAVQLVSEARQISQFMDRDTRPDFASTVMIQAIQQFLSSPDDIDGLVNDIERQKKQIFSAE encoded by the coding sequence ATGTCCCGCCGGGCGCTGCTGCGGAGCGCGGCGCTGGGCGCGGGGGCCGTGGCCCTCCCGTCGCTGCTCGCCGCCTGCTACAGCGGCCCGGACGGCATCACCATGGGGTCGAACGCCTCGGACGCGGTCCCGAAGAAGGCGTTCGCCGCGGCCTTCGCGGCGTATGAGAAGAAGTCCAAGAAGACGGTGCGGGTCGACACCGTCAACCACGAGAACTTCCAGGAGAACATCAACCGCTATCTCCAGGGCGCCCCGGACGATGTCTTCATGTGGTTCGCCGGAAACCGCATGCAGTACTTCGCGCAGAAGGGCCTGCTCTGTGACATCAGCGATCTGTGGCGGGACTTCGGCGGGTTCTCGGAAGCGCTGAAGAAACAGTCGACGGGGCTGGACGGCAAGCAGTACCTGGTGCCGTACTACTACTATCCGTGGGCCGTGTTCCACCGGAAGAGCGTGTTCCGGGAGAAGGGGTACGAGATTCCCCGGACCTTCGACCAGTACCGGGCGCTCGCCCGGCAGATGCAGAAGGACGGGCTGGTGCCGTTCGCCTTCGGCGACAAGGACGGCTGGCCGGCGATGGGCACCTTCGACTACCTCAATATGCGCGCCAACGGCTACGACTTCCATATCGCGCTGATGCGCGGCCAGCGGGCCTGGAACAGCCCGCAGGTCAAGCAGGTCTTCGACCTGTGGCGCGGGCTGCTGCCCTATCACCAAAAGGGCGCCAACGGCCGTACCTGGCAGGAGGCCGCACAGGCCCTCGCACAGAAGAAAGCCGGGATGACCGTGCTCGGACTGCCGCACCCCGGCCAGCAGTTCAGCGCCGCCGACCGGGCGGACCTGGATTTCTTCCCCTTCCCGGAAATCGATCCGGCCTACGGTCAGGACGCGGTCGAGGCCCCGATCGACGGATTTCTGATGTCGAAGAAGGCCAAGGACAAGGCGGGGGCCAAGGACCTGCTGCGGTTCCTCGCCACGCCCAGGGCGGAGGACATCTATCTCGCGTCCGACCCCAACAACGTCGCGGTCCACAGCGGCGCGGACACCGCCGCCTACACCCCGCTGCAGAAAAAGGCCGTCCAACTCGTCTCGGAGGCCCGGCAGATATCGCAGTTCATGGACCGCGACACCCGCCCCGATTTCGCCTCGACCGTGATGATCCAGGCGATCCAGCAGTTCCTCAGCAGCCCGGACGACATCGACGGCCTGGTCAACGACATCGAACGCCAGAAGAAGCAGATCTTCTCCGCCGAATGA
- a CDS encoding carbohydrate ABC transporter permease, which yields MPNPLARRAGRPGPRRHTRRDLLVLGVLLGLPILLDLALIWGPTLASVGLSFTTWDGIGDIRWAGLKNYDALFTSYPQFWPAVRHNLLWLLFLGLLAAPFGLLLAVLIDRGVRFSRFYQSTLYLPVVLSLAVVGFIAQLILSRDQGALNAVLGGGHPTDWLGDPGLNIWMVLLAACWRHTGYVMILYLAGLKSVDPGLKEAAALDGATERQTFFRVVLPTLRPVNVVVGVITVIESLRAFDIVYAVNKGRNGLELLSVLVTDNIIGEAGRIGFGSAIAVVLLLVSLGCIVTYLVQELRGEERR from the coding sequence GTGCCGAACCCCCTCGCACGGCGCGCCGGAAGACCGGGACCACGGCGCCACACCCGCCGTGACCTCCTCGTCCTCGGCGTGCTGCTGGGCCTGCCCATCCTGCTCGACCTCGCCCTGATCTGGGGCCCGACCCTGGCCTCCGTCGGGCTGTCCTTCACCACCTGGGACGGCATCGGCGACATCCGGTGGGCGGGCCTGAAGAACTACGACGCCCTGTTCACCAGCTACCCCCAGTTCTGGCCGGCGGTCCGCCACAACCTGCTGTGGCTGCTCTTCCTCGGGCTCCTCGCCGCCCCCTTCGGCCTGCTGCTCGCCGTCCTCATCGACCGCGGTGTCCGCTTCAGCCGCTTCTACCAGTCGACGCTCTACCTGCCGGTGGTGCTCTCGCTCGCCGTCGTCGGCTTCATCGCCCAGCTGATCCTCTCCCGGGACCAGGGCGCGCTGAACGCCGTCCTCGGCGGCGGACATCCCACCGACTGGCTGGGAGATCCCGGACTCAACATCTGGATGGTGCTGCTGGCCGCCTGCTGGCGGCACACCGGCTATGTCATGATCCTCTATCTCGCCGGACTGAAATCCGTCGATCCCGGCCTGAAAGAGGCCGCCGCCCTCGACGGCGCCACGGAACGGCAGACCTTCTTCCGGGTCGTGCTGCCCACCCTGCGCCCGGTGAACGTCGTCGTCGGCGTCATCACCGTCATCGAATCGCTGCGCGCCTTCGACATCGTCTACGCCGTCAACAAGGGCCGCAACGGCCTGGAACTGCTGTCCGTACTGGTCACCGACAACATCATCGGGGAGGCCGGCCGGATCGGCTTCGGCTCGGCCATCGCCGTCGTCCTGCTGCTGGTCTCACTCGGATGCATCGTGACCTATCTCGTCCAGGAACTCCGCGGGGAGGAAAGGCGATGA
- a CDS encoding carbohydrate ABC transporter permease, with product MTAPATTAPPRRRGRLGVHLFLSAVSLAFLAPLLLAVYASLRPYEETAAHGYFSLPRHLSFAYYRQALTESGMGRYFLNSLLIAVPGVLITLFLASFVAFAVSRLRIRGGLALLMVFTAGNLLPQQVIVTPLYVLFNMVPLPYWMSDSRTMYDSYWAVIAVQIAFQLGFCVFVLANFMRTLPREILEAAIVDGAGVWTQYRRVTLPLCRPALAALGTLQFTWMYNDFLWGLVFLSDGDKLPVTSVLNNLRGQFFTDYNLLAAGSVLVALPTMVVFLLLQRHFLAGLTLGASKG from the coding sequence ATGACCGCACCCGCCACCACCGCGCCGCCCCGCCGCCGCGGCCGGCTCGGCGTCCACCTCTTCCTCTCCGCGGTCTCGCTCGCCTTCCTCGCCCCGCTGCTGCTGGCGGTCTACGCCTCGCTGCGCCCCTACGAGGAAACCGCGGCCCACGGCTATTTCTCCCTCCCGCGCCACCTCTCTTTCGCCTACTACCGGCAGGCCCTCACCGAATCCGGAATGGGCCGGTACTTTCTCAACTCGCTGCTCATCGCCGTCCCCGGAGTCCTGATCACTCTTTTCCTGGCCTCGTTCGTGGCCTTCGCGGTCTCCCGGCTGCGGATACGCGGCGGCCTCGCCCTGCTGATGGTGTTCACCGCGGGAAACCTGCTGCCCCAGCAGGTGATCGTCACCCCGCTCTACGTCCTGTTCAACATGGTTCCGCTGCCGTACTGGATGTCCGACTCCCGCACGATGTACGACTCCTACTGGGCCGTCATCGCCGTGCAGATCGCCTTCCAACTCGGTTTCTGCGTCTTCGTCCTGGCCAATTTCATGCGGACCCTGCCGCGGGAAATCCTGGAGGCCGCGATCGTCGACGGCGCCGGCGTCTGGACGCAGTACCGGCGGGTCACCCTTCCGCTGTGCCGGCCCGCGCTCGCCGCCCTGGGCACCCTGCAATTCACCTGGATGTACAACGACTTCCTGTGGGGCCTGGTCTTCCTCTCCGACGGCGACAAACTCCCCGTCACCTCGGTCCTCAACAATCTGCGCGGGCAGTTCTTCACCGACTACAACCTGCTCGCCGCGGGCTCCGTGCTCGTCGCGCTGCCCACGATGGTGGTCTTCCTGCTCCTCCAGCGGCATTTCCTCGCCGGACTGACCCTCGGCGCGAGCAAGGGATAG
- a CDS encoding NUDIX hydrolase, which translates to MIVWLNGTFGAGKTTTAHELLDLLPGSTLYDPELLGSGLRLMLPAKRFEEVGNFQDLPSWRRMVVDTAAALLTEVPGPLVTPMTLLRQEYRDEIFGALAARRIPVRHVLLHAEETILRARIAERQDPSADAEATASLRRWSLEHLGPYADALPWLQGDAHVVDTTRLTPRQTAERVAEAVRTGAGACDIVQTPEPTAETLAAGVLLFDDQDRVLLVDPTYKAGWEFPGGIVERGEAPAHAGVREVAEELGIELPRAPRLLVLDWEAPNPPGYGGLRLLYDGGTLTDDRISKLLLPGAELREWRFATESEAEKMLPPVRWNRLHWALRARERGCPLHLEAGVPVG; encoded by the coding sequence GTGATCGTCTGGCTGAACGGCACGTTCGGTGCGGGCAAGACCACTACGGCTCATGAATTGCTCGACCTGCTTCCCGGAAGCACGCTCTACGACCCCGAACTCCTCGGCAGCGGACTGCGGTTGATGCTGCCGGCCAAGCGGTTCGAGGAGGTCGGCAATTTCCAGGACCTGCCGTCCTGGCGGCGGATGGTCGTGGACACCGCCGCGGCCCTGCTCACCGAGGTGCCGGGACCGCTGGTGACCCCGATGACGCTGCTGCGCCAGGAGTACCGCGACGAGATCTTCGGCGCCCTCGCCGCCCGCCGGATCCCCGTACGGCATGTCCTGCTGCACGCGGAGGAAACGATCCTGCGGGCCCGGATAGCGGAACGCCAGGACCCTTCGGCGGATGCCGAGGCCACCGCGTCCCTGCGCCGGTGGAGCCTGGAACACCTGGGCCCGTACGCCGACGCCCTGCCCTGGCTCCAGGGCGACGCCCACGTCGTCGACACCACCCGGCTCACGCCCCGCCAGACCGCCGAACGTGTCGCCGAGGCCGTCCGCACCGGCGCCGGCGCCTGCGACATCGTGCAGACCCCCGAACCGACCGCCGAGACGCTCGCGGCCGGCGTCCTGCTCTTCGACGACCAGGACCGGGTACTGCTCGTCGACCCGACCTACAAGGCCGGCTGGGAGTTCCCCGGCGGCATCGTCGAACGCGGCGAGGCCCCCGCCCACGCCGGCGTACGCGAAGTCGCCGAGGAACTCGGCATCGAACTGCCCCGCGCGCCCCGCCTGCTGGTCCTCGACTGGGAAGCCCCCAACCCACCCGGCTACGGCGGCCTGCGCCTCCTCTACGACGGCGGCACCCTGACCGACGACCGCATCAGCAAACTCCTCCTCCCCGGCGCCGAACTCCGCGAGTGGCGCTTCGCCACGGAGTCCGAGGCGGAGAAGATGCTGCCCCCCGTACGGTGGAACCGCCTCCACTGGGCCCTGCGGGCGCGGGAGCGGGGTTGTCCGCTCCACCTTGAGGCGGGGGTTCCCGTGGGGTAG